Proteins encoded by one window of Cylindrospermum stagnale PCC 7417:
- the kaiC gene encoding circadian clock protein KaiC, with product MVKQDTSATGQKNYLPKCPTGIQGLDKITDGGLPLGRPTLVCGAAGCGKTLMGIEFLVRGATEYAEPGAFICFEETPEEIVQNVTSLGWDLEQLIQEKKLAIEHIYIEPQEIQEAGNYDLEALFIRIGMLVDSVDAKRIVLDTIEVLFVGLSNAAIVRAELRRLFRWLKQKGLTAIITGERGDNTLTRQGLEEYVSDCVIRLDQRTNEELAIRRLQIIKYRGSQHGSNEYPFLITDDGISVLPITSVGLDHVVSTERISSGIPRLDAMLSGNGYFRGSSILLTGTAGTGKTTIACHFAAETCRQGERCLYLASEEAPQQIIRNMQSVGLDLEPYLQQGLLNFQAVRPTEYGLETHLVNLHHLIQKFNPSTVVIDPISNLTSSGNLNQTKMFFIRLVDFLKSQQITVLLNNLTAGGGPFEQTEMGISSLMDTWIEVRMLESNGERSRLLYVLKSRGMEHSNQVREFLLTKQGIQLLDVYLGQGTVLTGSARIIQEAQEKLAASQHRLLLKQKKRELERKQMVVCSQISTLEAELAAQQEELCILTEQEALNQSNLKEYSQILAQLRKAD from the coding sequence ATGGTTAAACAAGATACATCTGCAACAGGTCAAAAAAATTATCTTCCTAAGTGTCCAACTGGCATTCAAGGTTTAGATAAAATTACAGATGGAGGACTACCATTAGGTCGTCCAACATTAGTTTGTGGTGCTGCGGGTTGTGGCAAAACCTTAATGGGGATCGAGTTTTTGGTACGAGGTGCAACCGAGTATGCAGAACCAGGAGCATTCATTTGTTTTGAAGAAACCCCAGAAGAAATAGTGCAAAATGTTACTTCTCTGGGGTGGGATTTAGAGCAGCTAATACAGGAAAAAAAATTAGCTATTGAACACATCTACATTGAACCCCAAGAAATTCAAGAAGCAGGTAATTATGATTTAGAAGCGTTATTTATTCGCATTGGTATGCTTGTAGATTCAGTAGATGCCAAAAGAATAGTACTAGATACCATCGAAGTGTTATTTGTCGGTTTAAGCAACGCTGCTATTGTCCGCGCTGAGTTACGTCGTCTATTTCGCTGGCTTAAACAAAAAGGCTTAACTGCTATTATCACTGGAGAACGGGGTGACAACACCTTGACACGGCAAGGTTTAGAGGAATACGTTTCTGACTGTGTAATTAGGCTAGATCAACGAACTAATGAGGAGCTAGCAATACGACGACTGCAAATTATTAAATATCGAGGTTCTCAACATGGTTCTAACGAGTATCCCTTCTTAATTACTGATGATGGCATTTCCGTTTTGCCCATTACCTCCGTTGGCTTAGACCATGTAGTCTCAACAGAACGTATTTCCTCCGGTATCCCTCGTTTAGATGCGATGTTGAGTGGAAATGGATACTTCCGGGGTAGCAGTATTCTTCTTACTGGTACAGCTGGCACAGGTAAAACTACTATAGCTTGCCATTTTGCTGCTGAAACTTGCCGTCAAGGAGAAAGGTGTTTGTATCTAGCATCAGAAGAAGCACCACAACAAATTATCAGGAATATGCAGTCTGTTGGCTTAGATTTAGAACCATATTTACAGCAGGGGTTGCTCAATTTTCAGGCTGTCCGTCCCACCGAGTATGGGTTAGAAACACACCTAGTGAATTTACATCACCTCATACAGAAATTTAACCCCTCTACCGTGGTTATTGATCCTATAAGCAACCTCACCTCAAGCGGTAATCTCAATCAAACCAAGATGTTCTTTATCCGATTGGTTGATTTTCTCAAATCCCAACAAATTACAGTGTTGCTCAATAACCTAACTGCTGGGGGTGGCCCATTTGAGCAGACGGAAATGGGAATTTCTTCCCTCATGGATACTTGGATAGAAGTCCGCATGCTAGAAAGCAACGGGGAACGTAGCCGACTTTTGTATGTTCTCAAATCTCGTGGTATGGAACACTCTAACCAAGTGCGGGAATTTTTACTGACTAAACAAGGTATTCAACTGTTAGATGTGTATTTAGGACAAGGAACTGTCTTAACTGGTAGTGCTAGAATTATTCAAGAAGCACAAGAAAAATTAGCAGCCAGTCAACACCGACTGTTGTTAAAGCAAAAGAAACGAGAATTGGAACGCAAACAAATGGTAGTTTGCTCCCAAATTTCTACATTAGAGGCAGAATTGGCAGCGCAACAAGAAGAACTCTGCATTCTCACAGAACAAGAAGCTCTTAATCAAAGCAATTTAAAGGAATATAGCCAGATACTAGCTCAATTAAGAAAAGCAGATTAG
- a CDS encoding circadian clock KaiB family protein, producing the protein MEELNHSEELVFWKLRLYVAGQTPKSVTAFANLTKICEQNLHGKYQIEVVDLLLQPHLARENQIFAIPTLIRQLPVPIRQIIGDLSNQEKVLLGLEIKPVNY; encoded by the coding sequence GTGGAAGAACTTAATCACTCAGAGGAATTAGTTTTCTGGAAATTACGGCTTTATGTTGCTGGACAAACACCTAAATCGGTGACAGCATTTGCCAATTTAACAAAAATATGTGAGCAAAATCTTCACGGCAAATATCAAATTGAAGTAGTTGATCTACTTCTACAACCTCATCTGGCCCGAGAAAATCAAATCTTTGCTATTCCTACTTTAATCCGACAGCTACCTGTTCCTATCAGGCAAATAATAGGGGATCTATCAAATCAAGAGAAAGTGTTGTTGGGTTTAGAAATCAAGCCTGTTAATTACTAA
- a CDS encoding response regulator, translating to MKILLVEDDSITREILANILTAHQYQVSLASDGQMALELIEQFEYDLVILDIVIPKIDGISLCKQLRKQGYETPILLLTAKDKITEKIIGLEAGADDYVTKPFNLEELLARVNALLRRGKYLNPQEIIWENIHFDSVNARVTYGNQLLHLTPKEYWLLELFLLNPKRIFSRQAILDRLWDFAESPSEGTVSTHIKSLRQKLKAVGAKDPIETVYGLGYRLNSPSESCHCSLPTQSSALNIKDDAKQKAQTITSGIWEKFQTQYAEQASKLAQIITILSSTKSDLEVQHQAEEIAHKLAGALGIFGLVNASQQARKLELLLKQTVLDAMHIQQARELSKVIQQEISHWSLDHTKWVM from the coding sequence GTGAAAATATTATTAGTAGAAGATGACAGTATTACCCGTGAGATACTTGCCAATATATTAACTGCCCATCAATATCAAGTCAGTTTAGCTAGCGATGGACAGATGGCCTTAGAATTGATAGAACAGTTTGAGTATGACTTGGTAATATTAGATATTGTAATTCCTAAAATAGATGGAATTAGTCTATGTAAGCAGTTGCGAAAGCAAGGCTACGAAACTCCAATTTTGTTACTTACTGCTAAAGATAAAATAACAGAAAAAATTATCGGACTTGAGGCGGGAGCAGATGATTACGTTACAAAACCCTTTAATTTAGAAGAATTACTAGCAAGAGTTAATGCCTTATTACGCCGGGGTAAATATCTCAATCCTCAGGAAATAATTTGGGAAAATATCCACTTTGATTCAGTAAATGCCAGGGTAACTTATGGCAATCAACTTTTACATCTCACACCCAAAGAGTATTGGTTATTGGAATTATTTTTACTTAACCCTAAACGGATATTTAGTCGTCAAGCTATTTTAGACCGGCTTTGGGATTTTGCTGAATCTCCCAGTGAAGGCACTGTCAGTACTCATATTAAGAGTTTACGTCAAAAGTTAAAAGCTGTGGGAGCAAAAGATCCAATTGAAACCGTGTATGGATTGGGATATCGTTTAAACAGTCCCAGCGAATCTTGTCACTGCTCACTTCCTACACAGTCAAGCGCTCTAAATATTAAAGATGATGCCAAACAAAAAGCCCAGACTATTACCTCAGGAATATGGGAAAAATTTCAGACTCAGTATGCAGAACAAGCCAGTAAATTAGCACAAATTATAACTATTTTGTCCTCGACAAAATCTGATCTAGAAGTACAACATCAAGCCGAGGAAATTGCTCATAAATTAGCTGGAGCTTTGGGAATTTTTGGTTTGGTGAATGCATCCCAACAAGCAAGAAAGCTAGAGTTGTTGTTGAAACAGACAGTTTTAGATGCCATGCATATCCAGCAAGCAAGAGAACTGAGCAAAGTTATACAACAAGAAATCAGCCACTGGAGTTTAGACCATACTAAATGGGTAATGTGA
- a CDS encoding DUF4212 domain-containing protein, which translates to MDELERRAYWRANTALIRNLLIVWALVSLVFSILLVQPLNAIRFFGVPFGFWMAQQGSILIFVALIFIYAFQMDKLDRKYNIRK; encoded by the coding sequence ATGGATGAACTTGAGCGCCGTGCTTATTGGCGTGCTAATACTGCTTTAATTCGTAATCTTTTAATTGTCTGGGCGCTGGTTTCCCTCGTTTTTAGTATTTTGTTGGTTCAGCCGTTGAATGCGATCCGTTTTTTTGGCGTACCTTTTGGTTTTTGGATGGCGCAGCAAGGATCAATCCTGATATTTGTGGCATTGATTTTCATTTATGCGTTCCAAATGGACAAGCTAGACCGCAAATACAATATCAGGAAGTGA
- a CDS encoding sodium:solute symporter family protein has protein sequence MSVEIWTILLVGLSFLIYIYIGWQSRVENTKDFFVAGQGIPSIANGAATAADWMSAASFISMAGSISFLGYDGSIYLMGWTGGYVLLALLLAPYLRKFGKYTVPDFVGDRYDSNLARLVAVVAAIFISLTYVAGQMRGVGIVFSRFLQVDINTGVILGMVIVGFFSVLGGMKGITWTQVAQYCVLIFAYLIPAIAIAWLLTGNPIPQLAFTFSDVADKLNQIQVDLGFKQYTEAFVNRSMLDVLFTTLALMVGTAGLPHIIVRFYTVKNVRAARFSAGWALLFIAILYTTAPALAMFARYNLIDSLHNHTVAEVQQLDWANKWEKTKLLSFEDKNQDGRLQLTPNKDTNEINIDRDIIVLSTPEVAKLPPWVIALVAAGGLAAALSTASGLLLVISSSIAHDVYYRIIDSTASEEKRVFVGRVMVGFSLVLAGYFGVNPPGFVSEVVAFAFGLAAASFFPVIFLGIFDKRTNASGAIAGMLTGLIFTIIYIIGVKFGGMQPWFFGVSAEGIGTLGMIFNFIVALVVSRLTPPPSAEIQALVEDLRSPNIEE, from the coding sequence GTGTCAGTTGAAATTTGGACTATTTTGTTGGTTGGACTTTCTTTTCTAATCTACATTTATATTGGTTGGCAATCAAGAGTTGAAAATACGAAAGACTTTTTTGTAGCAGGTCAGGGGATACCATCAATTGCTAACGGTGCTGCTACCGCTGCTGACTGGATGTCCGCAGCGTCTTTTATTTCAATGGCGGGATCGATTTCTTTTTTGGGTTATGACGGTTCTATTTATCTGATGGGCTGGACTGGTGGCTATGTGCTGCTAGCATTGTTGCTGGCTCCCTATCTGCGAAAATTTGGTAAGTACACGGTGCCGGATTTTGTAGGCGATCGCTACGATTCTAACCTGGCGCGTTTGGTGGCGGTAGTTGCAGCCATTTTTATCTCCCTCACCTACGTTGCTGGACAAATGCGGGGTGTGGGTATTGTCTTCAGTCGTTTTCTCCAAGTCGATATCAATACAGGTGTGATCCTCGGCATGGTGATCGTCGGCTTTTTTTCTGTGTTGGGGGGGATGAAAGGCATCACTTGGACGCAAGTGGCGCAATACTGCGTATTGATTTTTGCTTATCTGATTCCGGCGATCGCGATCGCTTGGCTGTTAACGGGTAATCCTATCCCCCAATTAGCATTTACCTTTAGTGATGTGGCTGACAAGCTCAATCAAATCCAGGTTGATCTGGGGTTTAAACAGTATACTGAGGCATTTGTCAATAGGTCGATGTTAGATGTGCTGTTCACCACTCTCGCCCTGATGGTAGGTACTGCTGGTTTACCTCATATCATCGTCCGGTTTTATACGGTTAAAAATGTGCGTGCTGCTCGTTTTTCTGCTGGTTGGGCGCTGTTGTTTATTGCCATTCTTTATACCACAGCCCCCGCCCTGGCGATGTTTGCCCGCTATAACTTAATTGATTCTCTGCATAACCACACGGTTGCAGAAGTGCAGCAGCTAGACTGGGCGAACAAGTGGGAAAAAACCAAACTGCTAAGTTTTGAGGACAAAAATCAAGATGGGCGTTTGCAATTAACCCCCAATAAAGACACCAACGAAATTAATATTGACCGAGATATCATTGTCCTTTCCACCCCAGAAGTGGCAAAACTCCCACCTTGGGTAATTGCCTTAGTGGCTGCTGGGGGGTTGGCTGCGGCTTTGTCTACTGCATCAGGACTGTTGCTGGTAATTTCCAGTTCCATCGCCCATGATGTCTACTACCGGATCATAGATTCCACCGCCTCGGAAGAGAAACGAGTGTTTGTTGGGCGCGTTATGGTTGGTTTTTCCCTCGTCCTCGCCGGATATTTTGGGGTGAATCCGCCGGGATTTGTGAGTGAGGTGGTGGCTTTTGCCTTCGGTTTAGCTGCTGCTAGCTTTTTCCCGGTGATATTTCTGGGGATTTTTGACAAGCGTACCAATGCATCCGGGGCGATCGCTGGGATGTTGACCGGTTTGATTTTTACAATCATCTACATTATTGGAGTCAAATTCGGGGGTATGCAACCCTGGTTTTTTGGAGTTTCAGCGGAAGGAATTGGCACTTTGGGGATGATCTTTAACTTCATAGTTGCCTTGGTGGTTTCTCGCCTCACACCACCCCCAAGCGCAGAAATTCAAGCGCTAGTAGAAGACCTCCGCAGCCCGAATATTGAAGAATAG
- a CDS encoding PAS domain S-box protein: protein MTLFNYSTEELWKENQVLRERLVIAEDTLQAIHQGTVDAFVISTPEGEKIFTLQSADYTYRLLVEQMCEGAVIITSDGWILYANQAFANLLKHPLEKIISSRFQEFILERDINIFQSLRKKQEQELTAIGELSLVNINEQEIPVYLAANKFNVDNHYINCIIITDLTENRQNQEIIASEKFARSILEQVGESVVVCNQKGIIIRASQVFKTLCCENYLFQDFDQILSLYYSKLDIHIKPQETQSDQNIVTENFLIENCFSISRVLQGQHYKGVEVYFQRSNGERVDLLLNACPLLNSMGEIIGAIINLTDITERKRQEAELHLAKVELEMRVAERTAELSELNKQLRLTLDDVKQKKQILLEQSKLLDLAHDTILTLDLNMVITFWNKGGEQMYGWKKSEAVGQVSHILLQTQFPQPFAEIQAQLLNLGYWEGELIHTDKNGISITVFSRWVLQKDDLGRPIKILEINNDITSRKQKEAALQASETKFRSLSECLPIGLFVIDQQGICTYANPCFLQIFGLTMAEVMGQSWLALINADNKEKLLNQWLRVFKDIPETFDHEIRYLHKDGKTRYARIILAPMLMEKTNLSGYIGTVEDVTKIRAVEQVKRDFISIVSHELRTPLTAIHGSLGLLAGKVYDKKPDKRSQMLNIAASQTERLVRLVNDILCLEKLESGEMKLVKQRCDAAKLIIDSADTMQAIAQKQHINLNVKPLSVEVWANSDAIIQTLTNLLSNAIKFSEPHTTISVSNKLIETKETQAQIFSHLANRSIFNFLTPPYILFQVQDEGQGIPADKLESIFGWFQQVDASNAREKSGTGLGLAICQKIIRQHGGYIWAESRLGQGSTFFFTLPLALNT from the coding sequence ATGACTCTATTCAATTATTCAACAGAAGAACTGTGGAAAGAAAATCAAGTACTGCGAGAAAGGCTAGTTATCGCTGAAGATACATTACAAGCTATTCATCAAGGGACAGTTGATGCTTTTGTTATTTCTACTCCAGAAGGTGAGAAGATATTTACGCTGCAAAGTGCAGATTATACCTATCGTTTGCTTGTTGAGCAGATGTGTGAGGGAGCAGTTATTATCACATCAGATGGATGGATTTTATACGCCAATCAAGCATTTGCTAACTTACTCAAACATCCTTTAGAGAAGATTATTAGCTCTCGGTTTCAAGAATTTATTTTAGAGCGAGATATTAATATATTTCAATCTTTAAGGAAAAAACAAGAGCAAGAATTAACAGCAATAGGTGAATTATCACTGGTCAATATTAATGAACAGGAAATACCTGTTTATCTGGCTGCTAATAAGTTTAATGTAGATAATCATTATATTAATTGTATTATTATTACTGATTTAACAGAAAACAGACAAAATCAAGAAATTATCGCTTCTGAAAAATTTGCTAGATCCATTTTAGAACAAGTGGGTGAGTCTGTAGTGGTTTGTAACCAAAAAGGTATAATTATTCGTGCTAGCCAAGTTTTTAAAACTCTATGTTGTGAAAATTATCTTTTTCAAGACTTCGACCAGATATTATCATTATATTACTCTAAATTAGATATACATATAAAACCCCAAGAAACTCAATCTGACCAAAATATTGTCACAGAAAATTTTTTAATAGAAAATTGCTTTTCTATTAGTAGAGTTTTACAGGGACAGCATTATAAAGGAGTAGAAGTTTACTTTCAACGTTCTAATGGCGAGCGGGTTGATTTACTATTGAATGCCTGTCCCTTGTTAAACTCAATGGGAGAAATTATTGGAGCAATTATTAATCTTACAGATATTACAGAGCGCAAACGCCAAGAAGCGGAACTGCACCTAGCTAAAGTGGAATTAGAAATGCGTGTTGCAGAACGGACTGCTGAACTCTCTGAACTGAATAAACAGCTACGTCTGACCCTAGATGATGTAAAACAAAAGAAACAAATTCTTTTGGAACAATCAAAACTTTTAGATTTAGCCCACGATACGATATTGACGCTAGATTTAAACATGGTGATTACCTTTTGGAACAAAGGAGGAGAGCAGATGTATGGCTGGAAAAAATCTGAAGCTGTAGGACAGGTATCTCACATACTGTTGCAAACCCAATTTCCGCAGCCATTTGCAGAAATTCAAGCTCAATTACTCAATCTAGGATATTGGGAAGGCGAGTTAATTCATACTGATAAAAATGGCATTTCTATAACTGTATTCAGTCGTTGGGTGTTACAAAAAGACGATCTAGGTAGACCTATAAAAATTCTAGAAATTAATAATGATATTACGTCCCGAAAGCAAAAAGAAGCAGCACTACAGGCAAGTGAAACTAAGTTTCGCTCACTAAGTGAATGTTTACCCATAGGTTTGTTTGTGATTGATCAACAGGGGATATGTACTTATGCTAATCCCTGTTTTCTACAAATTTTTGGGTTGACGATGGCAGAAGTGATGGGACAAAGTTGGTTAGCACTGATTAATGCGGATAATAAAGAGAAGTTGTTAAATCAATGGTTGAGGGTTTTCAAAGATATACCAGAAACTTTTGATCACGAGATTCGCTATCTTCACAAAGATGGTAAAACTCGCTATGCGCGAATTATACTTGCTCCTATGTTGATGGAGAAGACGAACTTGAGTGGTTACATTGGTACTGTAGAAGATGTGACAAAAATTCGTGCGGTTGAGCAAGTAAAAAGGGATTTTATCTCCATTGTCAGTCATGAATTGCGAACTCCATTAACAGCAATACATGGTTCTTTGGGATTATTAGCGGGTAAAGTCTATGACAAAAAGCCAGACAAGCGTAGCCAGATGCTGAATATTGCTGCCTCTCAAACAGAGCGTTTGGTACGGTTAGTTAATGATATTCTTTGTCTAGAAAAATTAGAGTCTGGCGAGATGAAGCTGGTGAAACAACGCTGCGATGCGGCTAAGTTAATTATAGATTCGGCGGATACTATGCAAGCGATCGCCCAAAAACAGCACATCAATCTTAATGTTAAACCTCTCTCTGTAGAAGTTTGGGCTAATTCTGATGCCATTATTCAAACTTTGACAAATCTGTTGAGCAATGCGATTAAGTTTTCTGAACCTCATACCACTATTTCTGTCAGTAATAAATTAATTGAGACAAAAGAAACTCAAGCACAAATATTTTCCCATCTTGCCAATCGTTCTATTTTTAACTTCCTCACACCACCTTATATCCTGTTTCAGGTACAAGATGAAGGACAGGGAATTCCCGCAGATAAATTAGAGAGTATATTTGGTTGGTTTCAACAAGTCGATGCTTCCAATGCGCGGGAAAAAAGTGGTACAGGTCTGGGACTCGCCATTTGCCAGAAAATTATACGGCAACATGGGGGATACATTTGGGCAGAGAGCAGATTAGGTCAAGGTAGTACATTTTTCTTTACATTGCCCCTCGCACTAAATACGTGA
- a CDS encoding response regulator, whose translation MNSKLQSCTPDTIVKKKVLVIDDNPDIRTLVQYSLEDIGGWDVVTASSGYEGLAKVMAEKPDAIILDGIMPEMGSLAFLKELRTSPDFQFLPVVLVTGCTKLTEHILCSNLDVVGAIIKPFNPMLLSEQVAKLLGWTIEA comes from the coding sequence ATGAACAGTAAGTTACAATCCTGCACCCCTGACACAATAGTAAAGAAAAAAGTTTTGGTGATTGATGATAACCCTGATATCCGGACGTTGGTGCAGTATTCTTTAGAAGATATAGGTGGTTGGGATGTAGTGACTGCCAGTTCAGGATACGAAGGGTTAGCAAAAGTCATGGCAGAAAAGCCAGATGCAATTATTCTTGATGGGATAATGCCGGAGATGGGTAGTCTAGCGTTTTTAAAAGAACTGAGAACTAGTCCAGACTTCCAGTTTTTACCAGTAGTTTTAGTGACAGGCTGTACAAAGTTAACTGAACATATACTGTGTTCAAATTTAGATGTGGTGGGAGCAATTATTAAACCCTTCAATCCCATGCTTCTCTCGGAACAAGTCGCTAAACTTCTCGGTTGGACAATAGAAGCCTAG
- a CDS encoding ribonuclease D, with protein MPYLTTASEIHCLTDEYSKSKTLWIDTEVADYKSRKPKLSLIQILDNPQDMSGDCVYLLDVLDQPDVIDNFIEQIMVNSAIEKVFHNASFDLKFLGNKQAKNITCTLEMAKKIPYYLLPLPNYQLKTLATELCKFNNIDKQEQTSDWGKRPLTEEQIEYAYLDCIYLAQVHWHLLKLQAENITDPTTEDLTSLGAKYSQLEQQRKLVTSECEHLQERIKKAMQVQNVSETAYCQLNSYERKTVKVTFGELVRLVQTQGIDLDFSITLTEKLQKDLGQNLEQLAVDIDKTTAWRLTSKAQETDVEQG; from the coding sequence ATGCCTTATCTGACTACCGCCAGCGAAATTCATTGCCTGACCGATGAATATAGCAAATCTAAAACATTGTGGATAGATACAGAAGTGGCTGACTATAAAAGTCGTAAGCCCAAACTCTCACTGATTCAGATATTGGATAATCCTCAAGATATGAGTGGCGATTGTGTTTATCTTTTGGATGTATTGGATCAGCCTGATGTTATAGATAACTTTATTGAGCAAATCATGGTAAATTCAGCCATTGAAAAGGTATTCCACAACGCCAGTTTTGATCTAAAGTTTCTGGGAAATAAGCAGGCTAAAAATATTACCTGTACTTTAGAAATGGCCAAAAAAATTCCTTATTATCTCTTGCCATTACCTAACTATCAACTTAAGACTCTCGCTACAGAACTTTGTAAATTTAACAATATAGATAAACAAGAGCAAACGAGTGATTGGGGCAAACGACCATTAACTGAAGAACAGATAGAATATGCATACTTAGATTGTATTTATCTGGCTCAAGTACACTGGCATTTATTAAAATTACAGGCTGAAAATATCACTGACCCCACCACAGAAGACTTAACATCTCTTGGTGCTAAATATTCGCAACTAGAGCAGCAGCGAAAGCTAGTGACTTCAGAGTGTGAGCATCTGCAAGAGCGAATTAAAAAAGCTATGCAGGTGCAAAATGTCTCGGAAACTGCCTATTGTCAGTTGAATAGTTATGAGCGTAAAACTGTAAAAGTTACGTTTGGAGAATTAGTAAGGCTAGTCCAAACTCAAGGTATTGATTTGGATTTTTCCATCACACTGACCGAGAAACTCCAAAAGGATTTAGGGCAAAATCTAGAACAACTAGCTGTAGATATTGACAAAACAACTGCTTGGCGACTGACTTCCAAAGCTCAGGAAACTGATGTTGAGCAGGGGTAA
- a CDS encoding tetratricopeptide repeat protein, producing MRWRLFTHKGQRVGRVFTIALFAALTGMTIVSCSSNKDVLVTEVGVSPPNRRTAKTTKAGDFYIQGQNQHARGNSQAAIAAYSKAISLNPRYAPAFRSRGLAYFDIGNKEGAIADYSQALRLNPNDAEAFNNRGNARASLGDNKTAIADYNEAIRLAPNYAEAFNNRGNARATQGDKNGALDDYNQAILLDPKYTIAYNNRGNARAAKGDPQGAIADYNEAVRLNPNFGPAYNNRGNARAANKDKMGALQDLQRAAAIFQKEGNDDLYQQVMKNIQEMR from the coding sequence ATGAGATGGCGGTTATTTACACACAAAGGTCAAAGGGTAGGCAGAGTATTTACTATAGCTTTGTTTGCCGCTTTGACCGGAATGACAATTGTTTCTTGTAGTAGCAACAAGGATGTATTGGTAACAGAAGTAGGAGTCAGTCCTCCAAATCGTCGGACAGCGAAAACAACTAAAGCTGGGGACTTTTATATTCAGGGACAAAATCAGCACGCCAGAGGCAATTCTCAAGCGGCGATCGCTGCCTATAGCAAAGCAATTAGTCTGAATCCCAGATATGCCCCGGCTTTCAGGAGTCGGGGACTGGCGTATTTTGATATCGGCAACAAAGAGGGCGCGATCGCCGATTATAGTCAAGCGCTGCGCCTCAATCCCAATGATGCCGAGGCTTTCAACAACCGGGGGAACGCCCGTGCATCGTTGGGAGACAACAAAACGGCGATCGCCGATTATAACGAAGCAATTCGCTTGGCTCCCAACTACGCCGAAGCTTTCAATAACCGGGGGAACGCCCGTGCTACCCAAGGAGACAAAAACGGGGCCCTAGATGATTACAACCAAGCCATTCTCCTCGACCCGAAATATACCATTGCTTACAATAACCGGGGAAATGCCCGCGCTGCTAAGGGAGATCCCCAAGGTGCGATCGCCGATTACAATGAAGCCGTTCGCCTCAATCCCAACTTTGGACCTGCCTACAATAACCGAGGAAATGCCCGCGCCGCCAATAAAGATAAAATGGGGGCGCTGCAAGACTTACAACGGGCCGCTGCGATCTTTCAAAAAGAAGGTAACGATGACTTGTATCAACAAGTGATGAAAAACATTCAAGAAATGAGGTAG
- a CDS encoding circadian clock KaiB family protein, with protein sequence MNNENEQDNPEDVSSEFKKLMTKAENPVFCLRLYVAGANFHSLAALKNIKNICEEYLPRQYSLEVIDIYQQPGLIIVDNLVAVPTLVKELPLPIKKLIGDLSNTPKVLLGLNIVSDSKGN encoded by the coding sequence ATGAATAATGAAAATGAACAAGACAATCCTGAAGATGTGAGTTCTGAATTTAAAAAGCTAATGACAAAGGCAGAAAATCCAGTTTTTTGTTTACGCCTTTATGTGGCTGGTGCTAATTTTCATTCTCTTGCTGCTTTAAAAAATATTAAGAATATCTGTGAAGAATATTTACCCAGACAGTATAGTCTGGAAGTAATTGATATTTATCAACAACCGGGATTAATTATTGTAGACAATTTAGTGGCTGTTCCGACATTAGTGAAAGAATTACCTCTTCCCATCAAAAAATTGATTGGTGATTTATCCAATACACCCAAAGTGCTTTTAGGTTTAAATATTGTGTCAGATAGCAAGGGAAATTAA
- a CDS encoding response regulator encodes MSTKRVLVVDDENAIQAVIQGCLEDIAGWEVLLASSGQEGLQLAEAQNPDGILLDVSMPQMSGIETFQKLQANFATQYIPVIFLTAKLQPEDRAQFSQLGILGVLDKPFEPMNLVYQVANLFGWEV; translated from the coding sequence ATGTCTACGAAACGAGTGCTGGTCGTTGACGATGAAAATGCAATTCAAGCTGTGATTCAGGGTTGCTTAGAAGACATTGCCGGATGGGAAGTTTTACTTGCTAGTTCAGGCCAGGAAGGATTGCAATTGGCTGAGGCTCAAAATCCAGATGGTATACTTTTGGATGTTTCTATGCCACAAATGAGTGGAATTGAAACATTTCAAAAATTACAAGCAAATTTTGCGACCCAATATATTCCAGTGATTTTTTTGACAGCAAAACTCCAGCCTGAAGACAGAGCGCAATTTTCGCAGTTAGGGATTTTGGGTGTGCTAGACAAGCCTTTTGAGCCAATGAATCTTGTGTATCAAGTAGCTAATCTATTTGGTTGGGAAGTTTGA